The following coding sequences lie in one Sorex araneus isolate mSorAra2 chromosome 4, mSorAra2.pri, whole genome shotgun sequence genomic window:
- the GNB2 gene encoding guanine nucleotide-binding protein G(I)/G(S)/G(T) subunit beta-2, whose product MSELEQLRQEAEQLRNQIRDARKACGDSTLTQITAGLDPVGRIQMRTRRTLRGHLAKIYAMHWGTDSRLLVSASQDGKLIIWDSYTTNKVHAIPLRSSWVMTCAYAPSGNFVACGGLDNICSIYSLKTREGNVRVSRELPGHTGYLSCCRFLDDNQIITSSGDTTCALWDIETGQQTVGFAGHSGDVMSLSLAPDGRTFVSGACDASIKLWDVRDSMCRQTFIGHESDINAVAFFPNGYAFTTGSDDATCRLFDLRADQELLMYSHDNIICGITSVAFSRSGRLLLAGYDDFNCNIWDAMKGDRAGVLAGHDNRVSCLGVTDDGMAVATGSWDSFLKIWN is encoded by the exons ATGAGTGAGCTGGAGCAGCTGAGACAGGAGGCCGAGCAGCTCCGGAACCAGATCCGG GATGCCCGGAAAGCATGCGGGGATTCTACACTCACCCAG ATCACAGCTGGGCTGGACCCAGTGGGAAGAATCCAGATGAGGACACGCCGGACCCTCCGCGGGCACCTGGCAAAAATTTATGCCATGCACTGGGGCACAGACTCAAG GCTGCTGGTCAGCGCCTCCCAGGACGGGAAGCTCATCATCTGGGACAGCTACACCACCAACAAA GTCCACGCCATCCCGCTGCGGTCCTCCTGGGTCATGACCTGTGCCTACGCACCCTCAGGGAACTTTGTGGCCTGTGGGGGGCTGGACAACATCTGCTCCATCTACAGCCTCAAGACCCGCGAGGGCAACGTCAGGGTCAGCCGGGAGCTGCCCGGCCACACTG GCTATCTGTCCTGCTGCCGGTTCTTGGACGACAACCAGATCATCACCAGCTCTGGGGATACCACCTG TGCCCTGTGGGACATCGAGACGGGCCAGCAGACCGTGGGTTTTGCCGGACACAGCGGGGATGTGATGTCTCTATCCCTGGCCCCTGATGGCCGCACGTTCGTGTCGGGGGCCTGTGATGCCTCCATCAAACTGTGGGACGTGCGGGACTCCATGTGCCGACAGACCTTCATCGGCCACGAGTCTGACATCAATGCTGTGGCC TTCTTCCCCAACGGCTACGCCTTCACCACGGGCTCCGATGACGCCACGTGCCGCCTCTTCGACCTGCGGGCAGACCAGGAGCTGCTCATGTACTCGCACGACAACATCATCTGCGGCATCACCTCCGTCGCCTTCTCGCGCAGCGGCCGGCTCCTGCTGGCTGGCTACGACGACTTCAACTGCAACATCTGGGATGCCATGAAGGGCGACCGCGCAG gcGTCCTTGCTGGCCACGACAACCGTGTGAGCTGCCTCGGGGTCACCGATGATGGCATGGCCGTGGCCACAGGGTCCTGGGACTCCTTCCTCAAGATCTGGAACTaa